The Azospirillum baldaniorum genome contains a region encoding:
- a CDS encoding DNA-binding protein encodes MARHHDTIEILVTARHLEAQGIRPTARMVRLALGGGSNAAIAQALATTELTPLEELIRRRRDQLDLELTEARHALAALEAEQARLDELAESLSTLDKA; translated from the coding sequence ATGGCACGCCATCACGACACCATCGAGATCCTGGTCACCGCCCGCCACCTGGAGGCGCAGGGCATCCGGCCGACCGCGCGCATGGTCCGGCTGGCCCTGGGCGGCGGAAGCAACGCCGCCATCGCCCAGGCGCTGGCCACGACGGAGCTGACCCCGCTGGAGGAACTGATCCGGCGGCGGCGCGATCAACTTGATCTGGAATTGACCGAGGCCCGCCATGCGCTGGCGGCGTTGGAGGCGGAACAGGCGCGGCTCGACGAATTGGCCGAATCCCTGTCCACCCTGGACAAGGCTTAG
- a CDS encoding sigma-70 family RNA polymerase sigma factor, with amino-acid sequence MSTFGVELEVHIASLRRYARALLRNRSDAEDLVQEALTRAVARADTFKAGTNLRAWLFTILHNVHVNQVRSKASRPDEVDVDSVESKLVTPARQEERVELREMMRALDDLPEEQRKVLLLVALEGLKYEEVAETLGVPIGTVMSRLSRAREAVRAKLANEGSVALRRVK; translated from the coding sequence TTGAGCACGTTCGGGGTCGAGCTGGAAGTCCACATTGCGTCGCTGCGCCGCTATGCGCGCGCGTTGCTGCGCAACCGTTCGGATGCCGAGGATCTGGTACAGGAGGCGTTGACGCGTGCGGTGGCGCGCGCCGACACCTTCAAGGCGGGGACGAACCTGCGGGCGTGGCTTTTCACCATCCTGCACAACGTCCATGTCAATCAGGTCCGCTCCAAAGCGTCGCGGCCCGACGAGGTCGATGTGGACAGCGTCGAGTCGAAGCTGGTGACGCCGGCCCGGCAGGAGGAACGTGTGGAGTTGCGCGAGATGATGCGCGCGCTCGACGACTTGCCGGAGGAACAGCGCAAGGTGCTGCTCCTCGTCGCGCTGGAGGGCCTGAAATACGAGGAGGTCGCCGAGACGCTCGGCGTGCCGATCGGGACCGTCATGTCGCGCCTCTCGCGGGCGCGCGAGGCGGTCAGGGCGAAGCTGGCGAACGAGGGCTCCGTGGCCCTCAGGCGGGTGAAGTGA
- a CDS encoding sulfurtransferase, with protein sequence MNTLQPSKIRLAKRHFAAAFGVLLATTMSGSALAAATDGPLVTTDWLEKNLGDPKVKVIEVSVNPGVYERGHIPGSVNFSWHTDLNDTVRRDIVGKEQFQALLSKAGVEKDSTVVLYGDTNNWFAAWGAWVFDIYGVDNVKLLDGGRKKWEAENRALSSKPAEVKPSNYTVSKVNAGLRARLTDVVAVADGKSDAKLVDIRSPDEYQGKIFAPQGIQELSIRAGHIPGAANVPWGKAVNEADGTFKSVAELKALYASVGIDGSKPVITYCRIGERSSHTWFALSKLLGYQVKNYDGSWTEYGNAVGVPVNNPAGTVWAAK encoded by the coding sequence ATGAACACGCTGCAGCCCTCCAAAATCCGCTTGGCCAAGCGCCATTTCGCCGCCGCCTTCGGCGTCCTGCTGGCGACGACGATGTCCGGATCCGCCCTGGCCGCCGCCACGGACGGGCCGCTGGTCACCACCGACTGGCTGGAAAAGAACCTCGGCGACCCGAAGGTGAAGGTCATCGAGGTCAGCGTGAATCCCGGCGTCTACGAGCGCGGTCACATCCCCGGCAGCGTGAATTTCTCCTGGCACACCGACCTGAACGACACCGTCCGCCGCGACATCGTGGGCAAGGAGCAGTTCCAGGCCCTGCTCTCCAAGGCCGGGGTGGAGAAGGACAGCACGGTCGTCCTCTACGGCGACACCAACAACTGGTTCGCGGCCTGGGGCGCCTGGGTGTTCGACATCTACGGCGTTGACAATGTGAAGCTGCTGGACGGCGGCCGCAAGAAGTGGGAGGCGGAGAACCGCGCCCTGTCCAGCAAGCCGGCGGAAGTGAAGCCCAGCAACTACACCGTCTCCAAGGTGAACGCCGGCCTGCGCGCCCGCCTGACCGACGTGGTCGCCGTTGCCGACGGCAAGAGCGACGCCAAGCTGGTGGACATCCGCTCCCCCGACGAATACCAGGGCAAGATCTTCGCCCCGCAGGGCATCCAGGAGTTGTCGATCCGTGCAGGCCATATTCCGGGTGCGGCGAACGTTCCCTGGGGCAAGGCGGTGAACGAGGCCGACGGCACCTTCAAGTCGGTGGCGGAACTGAAGGCGCTCTACGCCTCGGTCGGCATCGACGGCTCCAAGCCGGTCATCACCTATTGCCGCATTGGCGAGCGGTCGAGCCACACCTGGTTCGCCCTGTCCAAGCTGCTGGGCTATCAGGTGAAGAACTACGACGGGTCCTGGACCGAATACGGCAACGCCGTGGGGGTCCCGGTGAACAACCCGGCCGGTACGGTCTGGGCGGCCAAGTGA
- a CDS encoding YeeE/YedE thiosulfate transporter family protein yields the protein MTIRTRNGEPALRASPTLHAAPAPASSATALAGRVLLPLLLAGAVVAAAYALAAQPGGGPSLAFALTLGAAFGALLQRTRFCFLCHARDFIDRRDPRGLLAILLALAVGTVGYHVVFGAWVPNPVAPRLPPDAHIGPVSWVLALAGLAFGLGMAVSGSCFSAHLYRLGEGSPVSSFALVGAAGGFLLGFLTWNDLYLSTIITAPVVWLPHHLGYGGSLAAQLLALGGLAALLWRFRAASASEAPAREPPHTLLDLLRSWFDGRWPYWIGGLGVGLIGFLVILRLKPLGVTSAIGSAARQLGSEAGLVPLRLEGLDGFAGCATVPGDSWLTPNGLLVAGLVAGGFAASLAAGQFTPRRPTLRDAARGLGGGLLLGWGSMTGLGCTVGTLLSGTMAGALSGWVFGLTVLVGVWAGLALPRRIVRR from the coding sequence ATGACGATCCGGACCCGCAACGGGGAGCCCGCCTTGCGGGCTTCCCCGACGCTTCACGCAGCTCCCGCCCCGGCTTCCAGCGCCACCGCGCTGGCCGGGCGGGTTCTGCTTCCCCTGCTGCTGGCCGGCGCGGTCGTGGCGGCGGCCTACGCGCTGGCCGCGCAGCCCGGCGGCGGCCCGTCGCTGGCCTTCGCGCTGACGCTGGGGGCGGCGTTCGGTGCGCTTCTGCAACGGACGCGCTTCTGCTTCCTCTGCCACGCCCGCGACTTCATCGACCGCCGCGACCCGCGCGGCCTGCTGGCGATTCTGCTCGCCCTGGCGGTGGGGACGGTCGGCTATCACGTCGTCTTCGGAGCCTGGGTGCCCAACCCGGTCGCCCCACGCCTGCCGCCCGACGCCCACATCGGTCCGGTGAGCTGGGTTCTGGCGCTGGCCGGCCTGGCCTTCGGGCTGGGGATGGCGGTGTCGGGCTCCTGCTTCAGCGCCCATCTCTACCGGCTGGGCGAGGGCTCGCCGGTCTCCTCCTTCGCTCTGGTCGGGGCGGCGGGCGGCTTCCTGCTCGGCTTCCTCACCTGGAACGACCTCTACCTGTCCACGATCATCACGGCCCCGGTGGTCTGGCTGCCCCATCATCTGGGCTATGGCGGGTCGCTGGCGGCGCAGCTCCTCGCGCTTGGCGGCCTTGCGGCGCTGCTCTGGCGCTTCCGCGCGGCCTCCGCCTCCGAAGCGCCCGCCCGCGAGCCTCCGCACACCCTGCTGGACCTGCTGCGCTCCTGGTTCGACGGGCGTTGGCCCTATTGGATCGGCGGGCTGGGCGTCGGGCTGATCGGCTTCCTGGTGATCCTGCGGCTCAAGCCGCTGGGGGTCACCTCCGCCATCGGCAGCGCCGCCCGCCAATTGGGCAGCGAGGCCGGGCTCGTTCCCCTGCGGCTGGAGGGGCTGGACGGCTTCGCTGGCTGCGCCACCGTGCCGGGCGACAGCTGGCTGACGCCGAACGGGCTGCTGGTCGCCGGTCTGGTCGCCGGAGGCTTCGCCGCGTCGCTGGCCGCCGGCCAGTTCACCCCGCGCCGCCCGACGCTGAGGGACGCCGCACGCGGCCTCGGCGGTGGGCTTCTGCTCGGCTGGGGCAGCATGACCGGGCTGGGCTGCACGGTCGGCACGCTGCTGTCCGGCACCATGGCCGGCGCCCTGTCGGGCTGGGTGTTCGGCCTGACCGTCCTGGTTGGTGTGTGGGCCGGCCTGGCCCTGCCGCGGCGCATTGTTCGCAGATGA